Proteins encoded by one window of Pseudonocardia alni:
- a CDS encoding MFS transporter, whose amino-acid sequence MSIATESGTTDTTAPSAFRVATGAVVVTTASVLPVFLTGALSVQLSRDLAFDPSGLGLVVALYFGVSALCSLPVGMVVERVGSRVTSRIAVVGAAVLMAALALGARSYLALVVLLLCGAWCNVMGQLSSNLTLARSVPAHRMGLSFGVKQAAIPAATLLAGLAVPAVALTVGWRWAYGIGALLALGALFACPRTDARPAGRTGSGDRATAALAVIGAASGLAAGTATALGIFLVASAVDRGIDPGLAGLMLTLGSVVGLSVRMLHGWLADMRSGGHVAVVAASLAAGAGGFGLLAVPGTPALVGGVVLAFGLGWAWPGLLQFAVVRLNPSAPAAATSIVQVGVYAGGFAGPIVFGSLATHAGFPAAWTVNAGVMLVSAALMLVGRRMLLAHARRRTESGRRLSGS is encoded by the coding sequence GTGAGCATCGCAACCGAATCGGGCACGACGGACACCACCGCGCCGTCCGCCTTCCGCGTCGCGACCGGCGCGGTGGTCGTGACGACGGCGTCGGTGCTCCCGGTGTTCCTCACCGGTGCCCTGTCGGTGCAGCTCTCGCGCGACCTGGCCTTCGACCCGTCCGGGCTGGGGCTGGTCGTCGCGCTGTACTTCGGGGTCAGCGCGCTGTGCTCGCTGCCGGTCGGCATGGTCGTCGAGCGGGTCGGATCACGGGTGACCAGCCGGATCGCCGTGGTCGGGGCGGCGGTGCTGATGGCGGCCCTGGCGCTGGGCGCGCGGTCCTACCTCGCGCTCGTCGTCCTGCTGCTCTGCGGCGCCTGGTGCAACGTGATGGGCCAGCTGTCGTCGAACCTGACGCTCGCGCGCTCGGTGCCCGCGCACCGGATGGGGCTGTCGTTCGGGGTGAAGCAGGCCGCGATCCCGGCGGCGACGCTGCTGGCCGGGCTGGCCGTCCCCGCGGTGGCGCTGACCGTGGGCTGGCGCTGGGCGTACGGGATCGGCGCGCTGCTGGCGCTGGGCGCACTGTTCGCGTGCCCGCGCACCGACGCCCGCCCGGCGGGTCGCACGGGGTCCGGCGACCGGGCGACGGCCGCGCTCGCGGTGATCGGCGCCGCCTCCGGGCTCGCGGCCGGGACCGCGACCGCGCTCGGCATCTTCCTGGTCGCCTCGGCGGTGGACCGCGGGATCGACCCCGGCCTGGCCGGGCTGATGCTGACCCTCGGCAGCGTGGTGGGGCTGTCGGTGCGGATGCTGCACGGGTGGCTGGCCGACATGCGCTCGGGCGGCCACGTCGCCGTCGTCGCGGCGAGTCTCGCCGCGGGCGCCGGCGGGTTCGGGCTGCTCGCCGTGCCCGGGACGCCCGCGCTGGTCGGCGGGGTGGTGCTGGCGTTCGGGCTGGGCTGGGCCTGGCCGGGGCTGCTGCAGTTCGCCGTGGTGCGGCTCAACCCGTCCGCACCGGCCGCGGCGACGTCGATCGTGCAGGTCGGTGTCTACGCCGGCGGTTTCGCCGGACCGATCGTCTTCGGCTCGCTCGCCACCCACGCGGGCTTCCCGGCCGCGTGGACGGTCAACGCCGGCGTGATGCTGGTGTCGGCGGCGTTGATGCTGGTCGGGCGCCGGATGCTGCTCGCCCACGCGCG
- a CDS encoding long-chain-fatty-acid--CoA ligase → MTQGTTTDVWTTPLTPLAFLGRSAEVFAESTAIVYGDRRHTYAEFAAEATRVANALAASGVEPGDRVAYLLPNIPEMLVAHFAVPLAGAVLIAINTRLSTEEVRYILDHSAATVLVVDAVLYETVRPVADELATVREIVTVVDPAAPGDGVGSGTSYADLLARGSDAPLPWTVGDERGTITINYTSGTTGNPKGVEYHHRGAYLNSFGEIVHSGHTADSVYLWTLPMFHCNGWCTPWAVTAIGGTHVCLREVRGDRIWQLIGEHGVTHLNGAPTVVTTIMNAPEAVTLDYRLTITTAGAPPSPTTILQMERMGFRIVHVYGLTETYGPYAVNQYQHAWDDLDGEERARLQARQGVGMVCADRVRVVDEQMADVPRDGATMGEIVMRGNNVMKGYHRDEEKTAEAFRGGWFHSGDLGVVHPDGYVELRDRAKDVVISGGENISTVEVEQAIVSHDAVLEAAVVGVPDEKWGEVCKAFAVLKPGRSAEPQELIDHVKTRIARYKAPKYVELVDELPKTSTGKVQKFELREKEWAGRGDSRIQG, encoded by the coding sequence GTGACACAGGGCACGACGACCGACGTCTGGACCACCCCGCTCACCCCGCTGGCCTTCCTGGGCCGCTCGGCCGAGGTGTTCGCGGAGTCCACGGCGATCGTCTACGGCGACCGCAGGCACACCTACGCCGAGTTCGCGGCGGAGGCGACCCGGGTGGCGAACGCCCTCGCCGCGTCGGGCGTCGAGCCCGGTGACCGGGTCGCCTACCTGCTGCCGAACATTCCGGAGATGCTCGTCGCGCACTTCGCGGTGCCGCTCGCGGGCGCGGTCCTGATCGCGATCAACACACGGCTGTCGACCGAGGAGGTCCGCTACATCCTGGACCACTCGGCGGCCACGGTGCTGGTCGTCGACGCCGTCCTGTACGAGACGGTCCGCCCGGTCGCCGACGAGCTGGCCACGGTCCGCGAGATCGTCACCGTCGTCGACCCGGCGGCGCCCGGCGACGGCGTCGGCTCCGGGACGAGCTACGCCGACCTGCTCGCCCGCGGCTCGGATGCCCCGCTGCCCTGGACCGTCGGCGACGAGCGCGGCACCATCACGATCAACTACACCTCGGGGACGACCGGCAACCCGAAGGGCGTCGAGTACCACCACCGCGGTGCCTACCTGAACTCCTTCGGCGAGATCGTCCACTCCGGGCACACCGCGGACAGCGTCTACCTGTGGACGCTGCCGATGTTCCACTGCAACGGCTGGTGCACCCCGTGGGCCGTGACCGCGATCGGCGGCACCCACGTCTGCCTGCGCGAGGTCCGCGGCGACCGGATCTGGCAGCTGATCGGCGAGCACGGCGTCACCCATCTCAACGGCGCCCCGACCGTCGTCACGACGATCATGAACGCGCCCGAGGCCGTCACCCTGGACTACCGGCTGACGATCACGACGGCCGGCGCGCCGCCGTCGCCGACGACCATCCTGCAGATGGAGCGGATGGGGTTCCGCATCGTGCACGTGTACGGCCTCACCGAGACCTACGGGCCGTACGCGGTGAATCAGTACCAGCACGCCTGGGACGACCTCGACGGCGAGGAACGCGCCCGGCTCCAGGCCCGCCAGGGGGTCGGCATGGTGTGCGCGGACCGGGTCCGGGTGGTCGACGAGCAGATGGCCGACGTCCCCCGGGACGGCGCCACGATGGGCGAGATCGTGATGCGCGGCAACAACGTCATGAAGGGCTACCACCGCGACGAGGAGAAGACCGCCGAGGCGTTCCGCGGCGGCTGGTTCCACTCCGGCGACCTGGGCGTCGTGCACCCCGACGGCTACGTCGAGCTGCGCGACCGCGCGAAGGACGTGGTCATCTCCGGCGGCGAGAACATCTCCACCGTCGAGGTCGAGCAGGCGATCGTCTCGCACGACGCGGTGCTGGAGGCCGCCGTCGTCGGGGTGCCGGACGAGAAGTGGGGCGAGGTCTGCAAGGCCTTCGCCGTGCTCAAGCCGGGCCGCTCCGCCGAGCCGCAGGAGCTGATCGACCACGTGAAGACGAGGATCGCCCGGTACAAGGCGCCCAAGTACGTCGAGCTGGTCGACGAGCTGCCCAAGACCTCCACCGGCAAGGTCCAGAAGTTCGAGCTGCGCGAGAAGGAGTGGGCCGGCCGCGGGGACTCACGCATCCAGGGTTGA
- a CDS encoding ferredoxin encodes MKVIVDFDRCESNAVCMGVAPEVFEVRDDDYLYILDENPAESLRPKVEEAARSCPKAAITIEG; translated from the coding sequence ATGAAGGTCATCGTGGATTTCGACCGCTGCGAGAGCAACGCGGTCTGCATGGGTGTCGCGCCGGAGGTCTTCGAGGTGCGCGACGACGACTACCTCTACATCCTCGACGAGAACCCGGCCGAGTCGCTGCGGCCGAAGGTCGAGGAGGCGGCACGGAGCTGCCCCAAGGCCGCCATCACGATCGAGGGCTGA
- a CDS encoding propionyl-CoA synthetase: protein MTTYEEIFRSSVDDREGFWLRAADGIDWDVAPTRALDESNPPFYRWFPDGELNVAYNALDRHVDAGNGDRTALVYDSPVTGSRRSYTYAELRDEVALFAGVLRDQGVGHGDRVVVYMPMVPEAAIAMLACARLGAVHSVVFGGFAAKELAVRIDDAGPTVVVSASCGIEGTRVIEYKPLLDRAIELSDRKPTSTVILQREQATAQLGPTDVDWAEAVAHATPADPVPVKATDPLYVLYTSGTTGKPKGVVRDSGGYAVALAWSMPNIYDVGPGETIFTASDVGWVVGHSYIVYAPLLAGATTVLYEGKPVGTPDAGQFWRVVQENGVKSVFTAPTAFRAIKKEDPEGTFLGQYDVSSLKYLFLAGERLDPETHRWASDLLGIPVIDHWWQTETGWPIAANPAGIELLEIKPGSPTRAMPGWDVQVLDERGHPAEPGVDGAIVAKLPLPPGAFPTLWNDDERYVSSYMSAFEGYYLTGDGGHLDADGYVFVMGRTDDVINVAGHRLSTGGMEEVLASHPDVAECAVIGVADTMKGQVPRGFVVLKAGVDSDAEGYEDGLRAELVQMVRDQIGAVASLKDVAIVPALPKTRSGKILRKTMRGIADGAEEPVPSTIDDASVLDTLRPVLRRE, encoded by the coding sequence GTGACCACCTACGAGGAGATCTTCCGTTCCAGTGTGGACGACCGTGAGGGCTTCTGGCTCCGCGCGGCCGACGGGATCGACTGGGACGTCGCCCCGACCCGCGCGCTCGACGAGTCGAACCCGCCGTTCTACCGCTGGTTCCCCGACGGCGAGCTGAACGTCGCGTACAACGCGCTCGACCGGCACGTCGACGCCGGGAACGGCGACCGCACGGCCCTGGTGTACGACTCGCCGGTCACCGGCTCGCGGCGCTCCTACACCTATGCGGAGCTGCGCGACGAGGTCGCGCTGTTCGCGGGCGTGCTGCGCGACCAGGGCGTCGGCCACGGCGACCGGGTCGTCGTCTACATGCCGATGGTCCCCGAGGCCGCGATCGCGATGCTCGCCTGCGCCCGCCTCGGCGCCGTGCACTCGGTGGTCTTCGGCGGGTTCGCCGCCAAGGAGCTCGCCGTCCGGATCGACGACGCCGGGCCCACGGTCGTCGTCTCGGCGTCCTGCGGCATCGAGGGCACGCGCGTCATCGAGTACAAGCCGCTGCTCGACCGGGCGATCGAGCTGTCGGACCGCAAGCCCACGTCCACGGTGATCCTGCAGCGCGAGCAGGCCACCGCGCAGCTGGGCCCGACCGACGTCGACTGGGCCGAGGCCGTCGCCCACGCCACGCCCGCCGACCCGGTCCCGGTGAAGGCCACCGACCCGCTCTACGTGCTCTACACCTCCGGCACCACCGGCAAGCCGAAGGGTGTGGTGCGCGACTCGGGCGGTTACGCCGTCGCCCTGGCCTGGTCGATGCCCAACATCTACGACGTCGGTCCCGGCGAGACGATCTTCACCGCGTCCGACGTCGGCTGGGTCGTCGGCCACTCCTACATCGTCTACGCGCCGCTGCTGGCCGGAGCGACGACCGTGCTCTACGAGGGCAAGCCCGTCGGCACGCCGGACGCCGGGCAGTTCTGGCGGGTCGTCCAGGAGAACGGGGTGAAGTCGGTCTTCACCGCGCCCACGGCGTTCCGGGCGATCAAGAAGGAGGACCCGGAGGGCACGTTCCTCGGGCAGTACGACGTGTCCTCCCTGAAGTACCTCTTCCTCGCCGGCGAGCGCCTCGACCCCGAGACCCACCGCTGGGCCTCGGATCTGCTCGGCATCCCCGTCATCGACCACTGGTGGCAGACCGAGACCGGCTGGCCGATCGCGGCCAACCCGGCGGGCATCGAGCTGCTGGAGATCAAGCCCGGCTCACCGACCCGTGCCATGCCCGGCTGGGACGTCCAGGTCCTCGACGAGCGGGGCCACCCGGCCGAGCCCGGTGTCGACGGCGCGATCGTGGCGAAGCTGCCGCTGCCGCCCGGTGCGTTCCCGACGCTGTGGAACGACGACGAGCGCTACGTCAGCTCCTACATGTCGGCGTTCGAGGGCTACTACCTCACCGGCGACGGCGGGCACCTCGACGCCGACGGCTACGTCTTCGTCATGGGCCGCACCGACGACGTCATCAACGTCGCGGGCCACCGTCTGTCCACCGGCGGGATGGAGGAGGTCCTGGCCTCGCACCCGGACGTCGCGGAGTGCGCGGTGATCGGCGTCGCGGACACCATGAAGGGGCAGGTCCCGCGCGGGTTCGTGGTGCTGAAGGCCGGTGTCGACAGCGACGCCGAGGGCTACGAGGACGGGCTGCGCGCCGAGCTCGTGCAGATGGTGCGTGACCAGATCGGCGCGGTCGCCTCCCTCAAGGACGTCGCGATCGTCCCGGCCCTGCCCAAGACCCGTTCCGGCAAGATCCTCCGCAAGACGATGCGCGGGATCGCCGACGGCGCCGAGGAGCCGGTGCCCTCCACCATCGACGACGCGTCGGTGCTGGACACGCTGCGTCCGGTGCTGCGCAGGGAGTGA
- a CDS encoding GDSL-type esterase/lipase family protein encodes MPVRPDDGAVRWRGRRDAAGAAVLGTLLAGLVAAGCAPVPSVVPAAAAATTCTPGWTAAWHAAQQAVPGDSLAGRTLRMVVRPGAAGEELRLRLSNRHGDGPLRIAAMTVGATGPGAAVTRPVPLTVGGAPVADIPAGAEVLTDPAPVAAAAGVPLTVSLFLAEVPRTIGSHPVAMRTAWLSGPGDRTAAPDAAGFDTTLQSWPVLTGLEVLAARPDGAVLVIGDSLVDGVGSTPGGDDRFPDQLAARLSAAGGDRPMTVLNAGLSRNQLLQDDPPAGGDAPSTRWDDDVAAVPGVRDVVLLVGTNDLAAGAAAGDLVAGLQGFAQRARAAGLRVFLTTIPPSASGGRATPTAVAARDEVNGWLRSDGRRWADGVIDAAAALGDPGDPHRLRPDLDSGDGLHPSPAGYRALAASVPVGELSGSPCRVSPDR; translated from the coding sequence GTGCCGGTGCGGCCCGACGACGGTGCGGTCCGGTGGCGTGGCAGGCGGGATGCCGCCGGTGCGGCGGTGCTCGGGACGCTGCTCGCCGGGCTCGTGGCCGCGGGCTGTGCCCCGGTCCCGTCGGTCGTCCCGGCGGCGGCCGCGGCGACGACGTGCACCCCCGGCTGGACGGCCGCCTGGCACGCCGCGCAGCAGGCCGTCCCCGGCGACAGCCTCGCCGGCCGGACGCTGCGGATGGTGGTGCGGCCCGGCGCGGCGGGGGAGGAGCTGCGGCTGCGGCTGTCCAACCGGCACGGCGACGGGCCGCTGCGGATCGCGGCGATGACCGTCGGCGCCACCGGCCCGGGCGCCGCGGTGACCCGGCCGGTCCCGCTGACCGTCGGCGGGGCCCCCGTGGCCGACATCCCGGCGGGTGCCGAGGTGCTGACCGATCCCGCACCGGTCGCCGCCGCGGCGGGCGTGCCGCTGACGGTGAGCCTGTTCCTGGCCGAGGTGCCGCGCACGATCGGCTCGCACCCGGTCGCGATGCGCACCGCGTGGCTGTCCGGGCCGGGGGACCGCACCGCGGCCCCGGACGCGGCGGGCTTCGACACGACCCTGCAGTCCTGGCCGGTGCTGACCGGTCTGGAGGTCCTGGCGGCCCGCCCGGACGGCGCCGTCCTCGTGATCGGGGACTCCCTCGTCGACGGCGTGGGCTCCACCCCCGGCGGCGACGACCGCTTCCCCGACCAGCTCGCCGCCCGGCTGTCCGCGGCGGGCGGCGACCGGCCGATGACCGTGCTGAACGCGGGACTGTCGCGCAACCAGCTGCTGCAGGACGACCCGCCGGCCGGCGGTGACGCGCCGTCGACCCGCTGGGACGACGACGTGGCCGCCGTCCCCGGCGTGCGCGACGTGGTGCTGCTCGTCGGCACCAACGACCTCGCCGCCGGCGCGGCCGCCGGCGACCTCGTCGCCGGGCTGCAGGGCTTCGCCCAGCGGGCCCGCGCCGCGGGGCTGCGCGTGTTCCTCACCACCATTCCGCCGTCGGCCAGCGGCGGTCGCGCCACCCCGACGGCCGTCGCGGCCCGGGACGAGGTGAACGGCTGGCTCCGTTCGGATGGTCGTCGCTGGGCCGACGGGGTGATCGACGCGGCCGCCGCACTGGGCGACCCGGGTGACCCGCACCGGCTCCGTCCGGATCTGGACTCCGGCGACGGGCTCCACCCGTCGCCCGCCGGGTACCGGGCGCTGGCGGCATCCGTGCCGGTCGGGGAGCTGTCCGGCAGCCCCTGCCGGGTCTCGCCGGATCGCTGA
- a CDS encoding MBL fold metallo-hydrolase, translating to MNNAGLLVGPQGAVAVDSCSTERRTRAFAAAIGEVTDRPVRTLVNTHHHGDHTWGNALFPGATVVAHERARAEMIAFGPPRDLPFWDHGDWGSLPLDPPFLTFTDRVALHLGDLRAEVLHVGRPAHTTNDVLVHVPDRSVLYCGDLVFHGGTPFLLMGSVTGAIDVLEQVVLPLGAATTVPGHGPVFRGDGPVRDTLDYLRFVIDLAERARDAGVRPLEAARDTDLGRFADWPDAERIVGNLHRADAELDGAERGAPIDTIAALAEMVEYNGGRPLTCLA from the coding sequence ATCAACAATGCGGGACTGCTCGTCGGGCCGCAGGGGGCCGTCGCCGTCGACTCCTGTTCCACCGAGCGCCGGACCCGGGCCTTCGCGGCCGCGATCGGCGAGGTCACCGACCGGCCGGTCCGCACGCTGGTCAACACCCACCACCACGGCGACCACACCTGGGGCAACGCCCTGTTCCCCGGCGCGACGGTCGTCGCACACGAGCGGGCACGCGCGGAGATGATCGCCTTCGGCCCGCCCCGGGACCTGCCGTTCTGGGACCACGGCGACTGGGGCTCGCTCCCGCTGGACCCGCCGTTCCTCACCTTCACCGACCGCGTCGCGCTGCACCTGGGGGACCTGCGGGCCGAGGTCCTCCACGTCGGGAGGCCCGCCCACACCACCAACGACGTCCTCGTGCACGTGCCCGACCGGTCGGTCCTCTACTGCGGTGACCTGGTCTTCCACGGCGGCACGCCGTTCCTGCTGATGGGTTCGGTGACCGGCGCGATCGACGTCCTGGAGCAGGTGGTGCTCCCGCTCGGGGCCGCGACGACGGTGCCCGGCCACGGGCCGGTGTTCCGGGGTGACGGGCCGGTCCGGGACACGCTGGACTATCTGCGGTTCGTCATCGACCTGGCCGAACGCGCCCGCGACGCCGGTGTCCGCCCGCTGGAGGCCGCCCGCGACACCGACCTCGGGCGGTTCGCCGACTGGCCGGACGCCGAGCGCATCGTCGGGAACCTGCACCGCGCCGACGCCGAGCTCGACGGCGCCGAGCGTGGCGCCCCGATCGACACCATCGCCGCGCTCGCCGAGATGGTCGAGTACAACGGCGGGCGCCCGCTCACCTGCCTGGCGTGA
- a CDS encoding endonuclease/exonuclease/phosphatase family protein produces MIVDRALRTAVTVLPRRWRTDRRSALVGLTALRPHLGVAGLGVAGLLRLTGLRRTATAVGLAGAAAAAPALRRVLPRPDGPLPEGPELTVLVANVLLGRADTGALAATVTRERPDVVVLPEAGVAYLDRLLPLLGGYRGWSSVPPGVPDQRGTVVLVAPRAGEVDVRPGQGMRLPYLEVTGGLLGARTLYAVHTSAPTNPRWTELWTGELALIGEWTRTRPAPVVAGDLNAVVDHRRLRDASGDCVDATDGTGRGLVGTFPSSLPRWAGIRIDHVLVPRGSVTRRHVVLETPGSDHRAVLVTVRLPGTQGPAR; encoded by the coding sequence GTGATCGTCGACCGAGCCCTGCGTACCGCCGTCACCGTGTTGCCGCGACGGTGGCGGACCGACCGGCGCTCCGCCCTGGTCGGTCTGACCGCACTGCGCCCGCACCTCGGCGTCGCAGGACTGGGGGTCGCTGGTCTCCTGCGGCTCACCGGGCTGCGCCGCACCGCGACGGCGGTGGGCCTGGCCGGCGCCGCGGCCGCCGCTCCCGCGCTGCGACGGGTGCTGCCGCGCCCGGACGGCCCGCTGCCGGAAGGGCCCGAGCTGACCGTGCTCGTCGCGAACGTGCTGCTGGGGCGGGCCGACACCGGCGCGCTCGCCGCGACGGTGACCCGGGAGCGGCCGGACGTCGTCGTGCTGCCCGAGGCGGGCGTCGCCTACCTCGACCGGCTCCTGCCCCTGCTCGGCGGCTACCGCGGCTGGTCCTCGGTCCCGCCCGGCGTCCCGGACCAGCGCGGCACGGTGGTACTGGTCGCGCCGCGGGCCGGGGAGGTCGACGTCCGGCCCGGGCAGGGGATGCGGCTGCCGTACCTGGAGGTCACCGGTGGGCTGCTCGGTGCCCGGACGCTGTACGCGGTGCACACCTCCGCGCCGACGAACCCGCGGTGGACCGAGCTGTGGACCGGTGAGCTCGCGCTGATCGGGGAGTGGACCCGCACCCGACCGGCGCCGGTCGTGGCCGGGGACCTCAACGCCGTCGTCGACCACCGGCGGCTGCGCGACGCGTCCGGCGACTGCGTCGACGCCACCGACGGCACCGGGCGGGGGCTCGTGGGGACCTTCCCGTCGTCGCTGCCGCGCTGGGCCGGGATCCGCATCGACCACGTGCTCGTGCCCCGCGGGTCGGTGACCCGCCGCCACGTCGTCCTCGAGACCCCGGGCAGCGACCACCGCGCGGTGCTGGTGACGGTGCGGCTGCCCGGGACTCAGGGTCCGGCGCGGTAG
- a CDS encoding MerR family transcriptional regulator, which yields MRVSDLSRSSGVPVATIKYYLREGLLPRGETTSPNQARYDDAHVRRLRLIRALVEVGGLPIATVREVLSAVDDPAVGLHDMLGRTVYAITGDVGASGSLDEAEADLAGAMAHVGWQVEKDAPALAGARSVLARMHELGWGPGEETLRAWAEAADRAAEGDLAAIGRTTDREEAAETALVGTVLGDALLAALRRIAQESRSAQRYRAGP from the coding sequence GTGCGAGTCTCGGATCTGTCCCGGTCGTCCGGTGTCCCCGTCGCGACGATCAAGTACTACCTGCGCGAGGGCCTGCTGCCCCGCGGCGAGACGACGTCACCGAACCAGGCCCGCTACGACGACGCGCACGTCCGCCGGCTGCGCCTGATCCGGGCGCTCGTCGAGGTCGGCGGGCTGCCGATCGCGACCGTCCGCGAGGTGCTGTCGGCCGTCGACGACCCCGCGGTCGGCCTGCACGACATGCTCGGTCGGACGGTCTACGCGATCACCGGCGACGTCGGCGCGTCCGGCTCGCTCGACGAGGCGGAGGCCGACCTGGCCGGAGCCATGGCCCACGTGGGCTGGCAGGTCGAGAAGGACGCGCCCGCGCTGGCCGGGGCCCGGTCGGTGCTGGCCCGGATGCACGAGCTGGGCTGGGGCCCCGGCGAGGAGACCCTGCGGGCGTGGGCCGAGGCCGCCGACCGCGCCGCGGAGGGCGACCTGGCCGCGATCGGACGGACCACCGACCGCGAGGAAGCCGCGGAGACCGCATTGGTCGGCACCGTCCTCGGCGACGCCCTGCTCGCGGCCCTGCGCCGGATCGCCCAGGAGAGCCGCTCCGCGCAGCGCTACCGCGCCGGACCCTGA
- a CDS encoding ATP-dependent Clp protease proteolytic subunit: MPALSTPSDPADRLLGERIVLLARELDDDVAAETCARLLLLAAEDARRDITLHVLAPGGSPVAAMAVHDTIRTLGVDVATVAVGSLAGPVPFLVASGTPGKRLARAHAAFLPTADGPVRGSHPGDVRVRADHLAGRRREIESLTAAYCGAPLPGDARDRWLSAAEAVTFGIVDGLSEPPGRNG; the protein is encoded by the coding sequence ATGCCCGCCCTGTCCACCCCGTCCGACCCCGCCGACCGCCTGCTCGGCGAGCGGATCGTGCTGCTCGCCCGCGAGCTCGACGACGACGTCGCCGCCGAGACCTGCGCGCGCCTGCTGCTGCTGGCCGCGGAGGACGCGCGCCGCGACATCACCCTGCACGTCCTGGCGCCCGGCGGCTCCCCGGTCGCCGCGATGGCGGTGCACGACACGATCCGCACGCTCGGCGTCGACGTCGCGACCGTCGCCGTGGGATCACTCGCGGGCCCGGTGCCGTTCCTCGTCGCGTCGGGGACGCCGGGCAAGCGGCTCGCTCGCGCGCACGCCGCGTTCCTGCCCACCGCGGACGGGCCGGTCCGCGGCTCGCACCCCGGCGACGTGCGGGTCCGGGCCGACCACCTCGCCGGACGCCGCCGCGAGATCGAGTCGCTGACCGCGGCGTACTGCGGCGCCCCGCTGCCCGGCGACGCCCGGGACCGCTGGCTGTCGGCGGCGGAGGCGGTGACGTTCGGCATCGTCGACGGGCTGTCGGAACCCCCGGGCCGAAACGGATAG
- a CDS encoding MarR family winged helix-turn-helix transcriptional regulator, translated as MSGPSAPQSVECDLAWALTRVARDHATAVQCVVGTLPGGQRGFQVLAAAAGDDPPTQLALARKLGVDRTVMTYLLDKVQEAGLIERRPDPNDRRARRIVLTTAGRALLCETETRLRAAEAHILAPLSPDEQGALRTLLRRVATAGTDPTSAEGEPRPPSA; from the coding sequence ATGTCCGGTCCGTCCGCCCCGCAGAGCGTCGAGTGCGACCTGGCGTGGGCGTTGACCCGGGTGGCGCGCGACCACGCCACGGCGGTGCAGTGCGTCGTCGGCACGCTGCCCGGCGGTCAGCGCGGTTTCCAGGTGCTCGCCGCCGCGGCCGGGGACGATCCGCCCACCCAGCTCGCGCTCGCCCGCAAGCTCGGCGTGGACCGCACCGTGATGACCTACCTGCTGGACAAGGTCCAGGAGGCGGGACTGATCGAGCGGCGGCCCGACCCGAACGACCGGCGGGCCCGCCGGATCGTGCTCACCACGGCCGGCCGGGCGCTGCTCTGCGAGACCGAGACCCGGCTGCGCGCCGCCGAGGCCCACATCCTGGCGCCGCTCTCCCCGGACGAGCAGGGCGCGCTCCGGACGCTGCTGCGCCGGGTCGCGACCGCGGGCACCGACCCGACCTCCGCCGAGGGCGAACCCCGTCCGCCGTCGGCGTAA
- a CDS encoding FMN-dependent NADH-azoreductase, protein MSLFRLDASIRTEGSVSREIADEVERAYLDARPGAEVVRRDLGTAPLPADLWTTAVAAGYVAEADRTPEQRGALARIAELADEVLAADAVVVGSPLYNFGIAAHLKTWVDALITDPRFAPGSTPLAGRPVVLVVSRGGGYGPGTPREGWDHGSGWITRILRDVWGADVTVVETELTLADVVPAMSELRPLAAEKRERARVDARTAGERVAAVTPAA, encoded by the coding sequence GTGTCCCTGTTCCGACTCGACGCGAGCATCCGCACCGAGGGCTCCGTCAGCCGCGAGATCGCCGACGAGGTCGAGCGCGCCTACCTCGACGCGCGACCGGGCGCCGAGGTCGTCCGCCGTGACCTGGGCACCGCCCCGCTGCCCGCCGATCTGTGGACCACCGCGGTCGCGGCCGGATACGTGGCCGAGGCCGACCGCACCCCGGAGCAGCGCGGGGCCCTCGCGCGCATCGCGGAGTTGGCCGACGAGGTGCTGGCCGCGGACGCCGTCGTCGTCGGATCGCCGCTCTACAACTTCGGCATCGCCGCGCACCTGAAGACCTGGGTCGACGCACTGATCACCGACCCCCGGTTCGCGCCGGGGAGCACGCCCCTCGCCGGCCGTCCGGTCGTGCTCGTGGTCTCCCGGGGAGGCGGCTACGGGCCGGGCACCCCGCGCGAGGGGTGGGACCACGGCTCCGGCTGGATCACCCGCATCCTGCGTGACGTGTGGGGTGCCGACGTGACCGTCGTGGAGACGGAGCTGACCCTGGCCGACGTGGTGCCCGCGATGAGCGAGCTGCGCCCGCTGGCCGCGGAGAAGCGCGAGCGCGCCCGCGTCGACGCCCGGACGGCGGGGGAGCGGGTCGCCGCGGTGACGCCGGCGGCGTGA